A genomic segment from Janthinobacterium sp. 64 encodes:
- a CDS encoding YDG domain-containing protein: MNRIHRTVWNRRRNAVMVVAEHAGSAGKRSGTTGTLLASVLTGVMLGGVAQAADLATAALPTGAVVTAGQAHVGQSGAAMTVTQATGKAAIEWNNFSIGKDAKVTFVQPNAASVTLNRIKGNEGSVIDGALKANGQVFILNPNGVLFGKGARVDTAGLVASTLNLGDADFMAGKTSFSGKGGAVTNLGSLNANDGGYVVLMGAQVRNEGVISARLGTVALAAGNKVSLTFDGGALVGVAVDEAALAALVANGNAVHADGGLVVLTAKGADGLLNTVVNNTGEVRARTINERAGRIFLLGEGGAVEVAGKLDASAPQGGNGGFIETSGPVLRVADGTRVDTSAAAGRSGSWLIDPIDFTIGSGSAAQGASGIGVDTLQAALAAGNVTIQTQATGSEAGDIHVNAALAWNANKLTLEAHGDINVNAVMSATGSSTLDMKTGYNFNPGSPAFNTSKNVLVGIDDAGVFKGRIDVDRAGTGLLTINNTGYTLINALGSANSTNSLDLQGINGGGSGRYALASNIDASATSAWNSGAGFAPLAFSGMFDGLGHTVSGLRINQPAGSYVGLFGTNNGTVRNVAMSNAVVSANQGVGALIGLNMGSVYNSYAAGSVTGPGGYVGGLIGAIFDGTLTRLHFDGTVNSQGNNVGGLTGYLAYQITLANSYANVTVTNTTGVWTGGLVGQNDYGRIVDSHVTGIVNGKGDTGGVVGNNNSGIVSGSYSTATVTGTTNTGGLVGNNNNGKVSGSYASGAVTGTSTVGGLIGLSSASGGVATPDNEINTSYASGAVTATGDSVGGLIGRNFGNHVVNTYARGAVSTSGNYVGGLIGNNLGTADKSYSTGLVTSPGVGVGGLMGVSIGGVSNSFWDTQTSGQNSSGDGTGKTTAQMQDSNLFTTNSWDFTFHSGVWGRKATLNDGYPVLRTFGYTDPITITLNNPALTKTYGGANPLLAGGWTVSGCDNNLACVSGVDWSAALLPTTSVGTLNYGASLFAPTLGAGYGKLSDYDITYSMGTLSITPAVLTIAGIGAANKTYDRTNAASINAGTLVGLVNGENLSLLASGTFDSVNAGARTVAASLLVGDGSGANAGLASNYILSTPTVNLAATISALEVHLASLGGREYDATDKLNANLLQITNVLGGDTVNLSGTGTLASRNAGTQALTGYADLVLDNSNYTFASASLGANVLVTPRALSVQAASGATRRYDGSVHAATGLLSLGGVLAGDSASLSGNAVLASKNVGTQAISGLGTLSLDNANYTLNGVLPAGSVAITALPVNLAAVSGAQKEYDGSVAASAGLLEVSNVVSGDTLVLGGSMNLAGKDAGSQAISTIAGVTLSNSNYTVTGATASGTVLVTPRALSVQAASGATRRYDGSVNAATGLLSLGGVLAGDSASLSGNAVLAGKNVGAQAISGLGTLSLDNANYTLNGVLPAGSVAVTALPVNLAAVSGAQKEYDGSIAAGAGLLEVSNVVSGDTLVLGGSMNLAGKDAGSQAISTIADVTLSNSNYTVTGATASGTVLVTPRALSVNAASGATRRYDGSVHAATGLLSLGGVLAGDSASLSGNAVLASKNVGTQAISGLGTLSLDNANYTLNGVLPAGSVAVTALPVNLAAVSGAQKEYDGSIAAGAGLLEVSNVVSGDTLVLGGSMNLAGKDAGSQAISTIAGVTLSNSNYTVTGATASGTVLVTPRALSVQAASGATRRYDGSVNAATGLLNLGGVLAGDSASLSGNAVLAGKNVGTQAISGLGTLSLDNANYTLNGVLPSGSVAVTALPVNVAAIGGAQKEYDGSIAAGPGLLEVNNLVSGDTLVLGGSMNLAAKDAGSQTISGISGVTLSNSNYTVTGATASGTVLVTPRALSVNAASGATRRYDGSVNAATGLLSLGGVLAGDSASLSGNAVLASKNVGTQAISGLGTLSLDNANYTLNGVLPAGSVAITALPVNVAAVAGASRAFDDTADAAANLLALNGVLAGDSAVLGGKATLSSKEAGNQSIVGLSGLTVSNSNYTLTGANASGTVEIVSVVPVASLASTVAEVSRTSVPAKREVLRELGLPLQSDLTPFAAVPPTVNSSALPLGATFGPNAPLSVLYSPGAGEASESLTLAQMQRLLQPSGAQGNGASQPLRLPVSRNSLMEIVNGGVKLPDGVDQLLFVVKAQ; encoded by the coding sequence ATGAATCGCATTCATCGTACCGTATGGAACCGCCGCCGCAACGCCGTCATGGTCGTGGCAGAACATGCTGGCAGCGCGGGCAAGCGCTCCGGCACCACGGGCACGCTGCTGGCCAGCGTCTTGACCGGCGTCATGCTGGGAGGCGTGGCGCAGGCGGCCGACCTTGCCACCGCGGCCTTGCCTACTGGCGCCGTGGTGACGGCCGGCCAGGCGCATGTCGGACAAAGCGGGGCGGCCATGACCGTGACCCAAGCCACGGGCAAGGCGGCCATCGAGTGGAACAATTTTTCGATCGGCAAGGATGCCAAGGTCACGTTCGTGCAGCCGAATGCCGCCTCCGTCACGCTCAACAGGATCAAGGGCAATGAAGGCTCCGTGATCGACGGCGCGCTGAAGGCGAATGGCCAGGTGTTCATTTTGAATCCCAACGGCGTGCTGTTCGGCAAGGGCGCCAGAGTCGATACGGCAGGCCTGGTGGCCAGCACGCTCAATCTCGGCGATGCCGATTTTATGGCTGGCAAGACCAGCTTCAGCGGCAAGGGCGGCGCCGTCACCAATCTGGGCAGTTTGAATGCCAACGATGGCGGCTATGTCGTGCTGATGGGCGCGCAAGTGCGCAATGAGGGCGTGATCAGCGCCAGGCTGGGCACGGTGGCGCTGGCGGCCGGCAACAAGGTCAGCCTGACGTTTGATGGCGGCGCGCTGGTGGGCGTGGCCGTCGACGAGGCGGCGCTGGCCGCGCTGGTGGCCAACGGCAATGCCGTGCATGCCGATGGTGGCCTGGTGGTGCTGACGGCGAAAGGCGCCGACGGCTTGCTCAATACCGTTGTCAACAACACCGGTGAAGTGCGCGCGCGCACCATCAACGAGCGGGCCGGCCGGATTTTCCTGCTGGGCGAGGGCGGTGCCGTCGAGGTGGCCGGCAAGCTCGACGCCAGCGCGCCGCAGGGCGGCAATGGCGGCTTCATCGAAACCTCGGGCCCCGTGCTGCGCGTGGCTGACGGCACGCGCGTCGACACCAGCGCGGCGGCGGGCCGCAGCGGTTCCTGGCTGATCGACCCCATCGATTTCACGATCGGCAGCGGCAGCGCCGCGCAAGGCGCGAGCGGCATCGGCGTCGATACCCTGCAAGCGGCGCTGGCCGCCGGCAATGTCACGATCCAGACCCAGGCGACCGGCAGCGAAGCGGGCGATATCCACGTCAACGCGGCGCTGGCCTGGAACGCCAACAAGCTGACCCTGGAAGCGCACGGCGACATCAATGTCAACGCCGTCATGAGCGCCACCGGCAGCTCGACCCTGGACATGAAGACGGGCTACAACTTCAATCCCGGCAGCCCGGCGTTTAACACGAGCAAGAATGTGCTGGTGGGTATCGATGACGCCGGCGTCTTCAAGGGCCGCATCGATGTCGACCGCGCCGGCACGGGGTTGCTGACGATCAATAACACGGGCTACACCCTGATCAATGCGCTGGGCAGCGCCAACAGCACCAATAGCCTCGATTTGCAGGGCATCAACGGTGGCGGTAGCGGCCGCTATGCGCTGGCCAGCAATATCGACGCCAGCGCCACCAGCGCCTGGAACTCTGGCGCCGGTTTCGCGCCCCTGGCCTTCTCCGGCATGTTCGATGGCCTCGGTCATACCGTCAGCGGCTTGCGCATCAACCAGCCAGCCGGCAGCTATGTGGGCCTGTTCGGCACCAACAACGGCACGGTGCGCAACGTGGCGATGTCGAATGCGGTGGTCAGCGCCAACCAGGGCGTGGGGGCGTTGATCGGATTGAACATGGGCAGCGTGTACAACAGCTACGCCGCAGGCAGCGTGACGGGGCCGGGTGGCTATGTGGGGGGCTTGATCGGTGCGATCTTCGATGGCACGCTCACTCGCCTGCACTTCGATGGCACGGTCAATTCGCAGGGCAATAATGTCGGCGGACTGACCGGTTACCTGGCTTACCAGATCACCCTGGCCAACAGCTATGCGAATGTCACGGTGACGAACACGACCGGCGTCTGGACTGGCGGCCTGGTCGGGCAAAACGATTACGGCCGCATCGTCGACAGCCATGTCACTGGCATCGTCAATGGCAAGGGCGACACGGGCGGCGTGGTCGGCAATAACAATAGCGGCATAGTCAGCGGCAGCTATTCCACCGCCACGGTGACGGGCACCACGAATACAGGCGGCCTGGTCGGTAACAATAATAACGGCAAGGTCAGCGGTAGTTACGCCAGCGGCGCCGTCACCGGCACGAGCACGGTCGGCGGCTTGATCGGCCTGAGCAGCGCCTCGGGCGGCGTTGCCACGCCGGACAATGAAATCAATACCAGCTATGCGAGCGGTGCAGTGACGGCTACCGGCGACAGTGTGGGCGGCTTGATCGGCCGTAATTTTGGCAACCACGTCGTCAATACCTACGCCCGTGGCGCCGTCTCGACCTCCGGCAACTACGTGGGCGGTCTGATCGGCAACAATCTGGGCACGGCCGACAAGAGTTATTCGACCGGCCTGGTGACTAGCCCGGGTGTGGGGGTAGGCGGCTTGATGGGTGTCAGCATCGGCGGCGTCAGCAACAGTTTCTGGGATACGCAGACCAGCGGTCAGAACAGCAGTGGCGACGGCACGGGCAAGACCACGGCGCAAATGCAAGACAGCAATCTGTTCACCACCAACAGCTGGGATTTCACCTTCCACAGCGGGGTATGGGGACGCAAGGCCACGCTCAATGACGGCTATCCCGTGTTGCGCACGTTTGGTTATACCGATCCGATCACCATCACGCTGAACAATCCAGCCCTGACGAAAACCTATGGCGGGGCCAATCCGCTGCTAGCTGGCGGCTGGACGGTCAGCGGCTGCGACAACAACCTGGCATGCGTGAGCGGCGTTGACTGGAGTGCGGCCCTGCTGCCCACCACCTCCGTCGGCACGCTCAATTACGGCGCCAGCCTGTTCGCGCCGACCCTGGGCGCCGGCTATGGCAAGCTGAGCGATTATGACATCACCTACAGCATGGGTACCCTGTCGATCACGCCGGCCGTGCTGACCATTGCCGGCATCGGCGCCGCCAACAAGACGTATGACCGCACGAACGCGGCCAGCATCAACGCCGGCACCCTGGTGGGCCTCGTGAATGGCGAAAACCTGTCGCTGTTGGCCAGCGGCACCTTCGACAGCGTCAACGCCGGCGCCCGCACTGTGGCGGCCAGCTTGCTGGTGGGGGACGGCAGCGGCGCCAACGCGGGCCTGGCCAGCAATTACATCCTGTCCACGCCGACCGTCAACCTGGCGGCGACCATCAGCGCGCTGGAAGTGCATCTTGCCAGCCTGGGCGGCAGGGAGTACGACGCGACCGACAAACTCAACGCTAACTTGCTGCAGATCACGAATGTACTCGGTGGCGATACCGTCAACCTGAGCGGCACGGGTACGCTGGCGTCGCGTAATGCCGGTACACAGGCGCTGACCGGCTATGCGGACCTGGTGCTGGACAACAGCAACTACACGTTCGCGTCAGCCAGCCTGGGCGCCAATGTACTGGTGACGCCGCGCGCGCTCAGCGTGCAGGCAGCCAGTGGCGCCACGCGCCGCTACGACGGCAGCGTGCATGCGGCCACGGGTTTGCTGAGCCTGGGCGGCGTGCTGGCGGGCGATAGCGCCAGCCTGAGCGGCAATGCTGTACTGGCAAGCAAGAATGTCGGTACGCAAGCCATCAGCGGCCTGGGCACCTTGAGTCTGGACAATGCCAATTACACCTTGAATGGCGTGCTGCCTGCCGGCAGCGTGGCGATTACAGCCTTGCCCGTCAACTTGGCGGCCGTGAGCGGTGCGCAGAAGGAATATGACGGCAGCGTGGCTGCCAGCGCCGGCTTGCTGGAGGTGAGCAATGTGGTGTCGGGCGACACCCTGGTGCTGGGCGGCAGCATGAACCTGGCGGGCAAGGATGCGGGCAGCCAGGCCATCAGCACCATCGCCGGCGTGACCTTGAGCAACAGCAACTACACGGTGACTGGTGCCACGGCGAGCGGCACGGTGCTGGTGACGCCGCGCGCGCTCAGCGTGCAGGCGGCCAGCGGTGCCACGCGCCGCTATGACGGCAGCGTGAATGCGGCCACGGGTTTGCTGAGCCTGGGCGGCGTGCTGGCGGGCGATAGCGCTAGCCTGAGCGGCAATGCTGTCCTGGCAGGCAAAAATGTCGGTGCGCAAGCCATCAGCGGCCTGGGCACCTTGAGTCTGGACAATGCCAATTACACCTTGAATGGCGTGCTGCCTGCCGGCAGCGTGGCCGTCACGGCCTTGCCCGTCAACTTGGCGGCCGTGAGCGGTGCGCAGAAGGAATATGACGGCAGCATCGCTGCCGGCGCCGGCTTGCTGGAGGTGAGCAATGTAGTGTCGGGCGACACCCTGGTGCTGGGCGGCAGCATGAATCTGGCGGGCAAGGATGCGGGCAGCCAGGCCATCAGCACCATCGCCGACGTGACCTTGAGCAACAGCAACTACACGGTGACGGGCGCCACGGCGAGCGGCACGGTGTTGGTGACACCGCGCGCGCTCAGCGTGAATGCGGCCAGTGGTGCCACGCGCCGCTACGACGGCAGCGTGCATGCGGCCACGGGTTTGCTGAGCCTGGGCGGCGTGCTGGCGGGCGATAGCGCCAGCCTGAGCGGCAATGCTGTACTGGCAAGCAAGAATGTCGGTACGCAAGCCATCAGCGGCCTGGGCACCTTGAGTCTGGACAACGCCAATTACACCTTGAATGGCGTGCTGCCTGCCGGCAGCGTGGCCGTCACGGCCTTGCCCGTCAACTTGGCGGCCGTGAGCGGTGCGCAGAAGGAATATGACGGCAGCATCGCTGCCGGCGCCGGCTTGCTGGAGGTGAGCAATGTAGTGTCGGGCGACACCCTGGTGCTGGGCGGCAGCATGAACCTGGCGGGCAAGGATGCGGGCAGCCAGGCCATCAGCACCATCGCTGGCGTGACCTTGAGCAACAGCAACTACACGGTGACGGGCGCCACGGCGAGCGGCACGGTGTTGGTGACGCCGCGCGCGCTCAGCGTGCAGGCAGCCAGTGGCGCCACGCGCCGCTATGACGGCAGCGTGAATGCGGCCACGGGTTTGCTGAACCTGGGCGGCGTGCTGGCGGGTGATAGCGCCAGCCTGAGCGGCAATGCTGTACTGGCAGGCAAGAATGTCGGTACGCAAGCCATCAGCGGCCTGGGCACCTTGAGCCTGGACAACGCCAATTACACCTTGAACGGCGTGCTGCCTTCCGGCAGCGTGGCCGTCACGGCCTTGCCCGTCAATGTGGCCGCCATCGGTGGCGCGCAGAAGGAATATGACGGCAGCATCGCTGCCGGCCCCGGCTTGCTGGAGGTGAACAACCTAGTGTCGGGCGACACCCTGGTGCTGGGCGGCAGCATGAACCTGGCGGCCAAGGATGCGGGCAGCCAGACCATCAGCGGTATCTCCGGCGTGACCTTGAGCAACAGCAACTACACGGTGACGGGCGCCACGGCGAGCGGCACGGTGTTGGTGACGCCGCGCGCGCTCAGCGTGAATGCGGCCAGTGGCGCCACGCGCCGCTATGACGGCAGCGTGAATGCGGCCACGGGTTTGCTGAGCCTGGGCGGCGTACTGGCGGGTGATAGCGCCAGCCTGAGCGGCAATGCTGTACTGGCAAGCAAGAATGTCGGTACGCAAGCCATCAGCGGCCTGGGCACCTTGAGCCTGGACAATGCCAATTACACCTTGAATGGCGTGTTGCCTGCCGGCAGCGTGGCCATTACGGCCTTGCCCGTCAATGTGGCGGCAGTCGCCGGCGCGAGCCGGGCGTTTGACGACACGGCGGATGCGGCTGCCAATTTACTGGCTTTGAACGGCGTGCTGGCAGGCGATAGCGCTGTGCTGGGTGGAAAGGCCACCCTGTCTTCGAAGGAGGCTGGCAATCAATCCATCGTCGGTTTGTCGGGCTTGACTGTATCCAACAGCAATTACACGCTTACCGGCGCGAACGCCAGCGGCACTGTGGAGATCGTCTCGGTGGTGCCCGTTGCGAGTCTGGCAAGCACCGTAGCCGAGGTATCCCGGACCAGCGTCCCTGCCAAGCGCGAGGTTCTGCGCGAGTTGGGCTTGCCGCTGCAAAGCGACTTGACCCCGTTCGCTGCCGTGCCGCCGACCGTGAATAGCAGCGCGCTGCCACTGGGCGCCACCTTTGGCCCGAATGCACCGCTGAGCGTGTTGTATAGCCCAGGTGCGGGCGAGGCGAGCGAAAGCCTCACCCTGGCGCAGATGCAGCGGCTGCTGCAGCCGTCCGGTGCCCAGGGCAACGGCGCATCGCAGCCTTTGCGCTTGCCAGTCAGCCGTAATTCCTTGATGGAAATCGTCAATGGCGGCGTCAAGTTACCCGATGGCGTAGACCAATTGTTGTTTGTCGTGAAGGCCCAATAA
- the kdsA gene encoding 3-deoxy-8-phosphooctulonate synthase translates to MTSVKVHGIDVSNTGSFVLFGGINVLESRDLAMRACEEYVRVTQKLGIPYVFKASFDKANRSSIHSYRGPGLEEGMRIFQDVKAAFGVPVITDVHEPWQAQQVAEVVDVLQLPAFLARQTDLVVALAKTGKVINIKKPQFLSPGQMANIVEKFKEAGNDQLILCDRGTCLGYDNLVVDMLGFGVMKKTCDDLPIIFDVTHALQQRDPGGAASGGRRQQVADLARAGLAVGIAGLFLEAHPDPDNARCDGPSALPLDQLEPFLAQLKALDDLVKSFAPLNIK, encoded by the coding sequence ATGACCTCAGTGAAAGTCCATGGCATCGACGTCAGCAATACAGGCAGCTTCGTGCTGTTTGGCGGCATCAACGTGCTCGAATCGCGCGATCTCGCCATGCGCGCCTGCGAAGAATATGTGCGCGTGACGCAAAAACTGGGCATTCCCTATGTGTTCAAGGCCAGCTTCGACAAGGCCAACCGTTCATCGATCCACTCCTACCGCGGCCCGGGCCTGGAAGAAGGCATGCGCATCTTCCAGGACGTGAAGGCGGCGTTCGGCGTGCCCGTGATTACCGACGTGCATGAGCCATGGCAGGCGCAGCAGGTGGCCGAAGTGGTCGACGTGCTGCAGCTGCCCGCCTTCCTGGCGCGCCAGACGGACCTGGTCGTGGCCCTGGCGAAAACGGGCAAAGTCATCAACATCAAGAAGCCGCAATTTTTAAGCCCTGGCCAGATGGCCAATATCGTCGAGAAATTCAAGGAAGCGGGCAACGATCAATTGATCCTGTGCGACCGTGGCACGTGCCTCGGCTACGACAACCTGGTGGTCGACATGCTGGGCTTTGGCGTCATGAAAAAGACCTGTGACGACTTGCCGATCATCTTCGACGTCACGCACGCGCTGCAGCAGCGCGATCCCGGCGGCGCCGCGTCGGGCGGCCGCCGCCAGCAAGTGGCGGACCTGGCCCGCGCCGGCCTGGCCGTGGGCATCGCCGGCCTGTTCCTGGAAGCCCATCCCGATCCCGACAACGCCCGCTGCGACGGCCCCAGCGCTTTGCCGCTGGACCAGCTGGAACCGTTCCTGGCGCAATTGAAGGCGCTCGACGACCTGGTCAAATCGTTTGCGCCGCTAAATATCAAGTAA
- a CDS encoding oxidative damage protection protein: protein MARTIHCIKLNKEAEGLDFPPYPGELGKKIYESVSKEAWAAWLKHQTMLVNENRLNLADARARKYLATQMEKHFFGDGADAAMGYVPPTE from the coding sequence ATGGCCCGCACGATCCACTGCATCAAACTCAACAAGGAAGCCGAAGGACTGGATTTCCCGCCGTACCCGGGCGAACTGGGCAAGAAGATTTACGAATCCGTGTCGAAGGAAGCGTGGGCTGCCTGGCTCAAGCACCAGACCATGCTGGTCAACGAAAACCGCTTGAACCTGGCCGACGCGCGCGCCCGCAAATACCTGGCCACGCAAATGGAAAAGCATTTCTTCGGCGATGGCGCCGATGCGGCCATGGGTTACGTTCCCCCTACCGAGTAA
- a CDS encoding DUF6622 family protein, producing the protein MLQHIFSHTPLYVWAILGFLVYRGVLASRAREVSLRKLCIIPLVMLALSLSGVHGSFGFDGVAPLAWAIGALAGAALAWTLTDARKIVAIPERASVRRPGSWLPLILMMSIFCMKYAVAVTLAIAPAYARAPGFMVPVCLAYGGFSGIFLGGLLRTVSVYRQAHMTSGPQGAAV; encoded by the coding sequence ATGTTGCAGCACATCTTCAGCCACACTCCCCTGTACGTCTGGGCCATCCTGGGATTTCTCGTGTACCGGGGCGTGCTGGCCAGCCGGGCGCGCGAAGTGAGCTTGCGCAAGCTGTGCATCATTCCCCTGGTCATGCTGGCCCTGTCGCTGAGCGGCGTGCATGGCAGTTTCGGCTTCGATGGCGTGGCGCCGCTCGCCTGGGCAATCGGCGCCCTGGCCGGTGCGGCGCTGGCGTGGACGCTGACCGATGCGCGCAAGATCGTCGCCATTCCCGAACGGGCCAGCGTGCGGCGTCCCGGCAGCTGGCTACCATTGATCCTGATGATGAGTATTTTCTGCATGAAATATGCGGTGGCCGTCACCTTGGCCATTGCCCCGGCCTACGCCCGTGCGCCCGGCTTCATGGTGCCCGTCTGTCTCGCCTACGGTGGCTTCAGCGGCATCTTCCTCGGCGGCTTGCTGCGCACCGTGAGCGTGTACCGCCAGGCGCATATGACAAGCGGCCCGCAAGGGGCCGCCGTGTAA
- the rpiA gene encoding ribose-5-phosphate isomerase RpiA: MTQDELKQAVARAAIDYVVDGEIIGVGTGSTANFFIDELAKIKHRIKGTVASSEATAARLAGHGIAVFDLNDVESIAVYIDGADEITASGAMIKGGGAALTREKIVASVSKQFVCIADGSKLVDTLGAFPLPVEVVPMARAAVSRQLAALGGTPRLRLKAGSTEAFITDNGGEIIDVLGLQIADPVALEQQINQIVGVIAVGLFAVRGANVCLLGMPEGVRTLAY, translated from the coding sequence ATGACCCAAGACGAATTGAAGCAAGCCGTAGCCCGCGCCGCCATTGATTATGTGGTCGACGGTGAAATCATCGGTGTCGGCACCGGTTCCACCGCCAATTTTTTCATCGATGAACTGGCCAAGATCAAGCACCGCATCAAAGGCACGGTCGCGTCGTCCGAAGCGACGGCCGCGCGCCTGGCAGGCCATGGCATTGCCGTCTTCGACCTCAACGATGTCGAGTCGATCGCCGTCTACATCGACGGCGCCGATGAAATCACGGCCAGCGGCGCCATGATCAAGGGTGGCGGCGCGGCGTTGACGCGTGAAAAGATCGTCGCCTCGGTCTCGAAGCAGTTCGTCTGCATCGCCGACGGCTCCAAGCTGGTCGATACCCTGGGCGCCTTCCCGCTGCCGGTGGAAGTGGTGCCGATGGCACGCGCCGCCGTCTCGCGCCAGCTGGCCGCGCTGGGCGGCACGCCCCGCTTGCGCCTGAAAGCGGGCAGCACCGAAGCCTTCATTACCGACAACGGTGGCGAAATCATCGATGTGCTGGGCTTGCAGATCGCCGATCCGGTGGCGCTGGAACAGCAGATCAACCAGATCGTCGGCGTCATCGCCGTCGGCCTGTTCGCCGTGCGCGGCGCCAATGTTTGCCTGCTGGGCATGCCGGAAGGCGTGCGGACGCTGGCCTACTAA
- a CDS encoding response regulator, with product MNHSKQVLVVDDSRVSRLMSHQFILSKHADWQVIEAATGEEALEKVKTISPVLILLDVNMPGMGGVAAAEQLRALCPQTHIILVTANVQNAIRNRASELGVGFMEKPITETRIHQLIESLGL from the coding sequence ATGAATCACAGTAAACAGGTACTTGTTGTCGATGACAGCCGGGTTTCACGTTTGATGTCGCATCAGTTCATCCTCAGCAAACATGCCGACTGGCAAGTGATTGAGGCGGCGACGGGTGAAGAAGCCCTGGAAAAAGTCAAGACAATCAGCCCTGTGCTGATATTACTGGATGTCAACATGCCCGGCATGGGCGGCGTGGCGGCAGCGGAACAATTGCGCGCGCTGTGTCCGCAAACGCACATCATTCTCGTCACGGCGAATGTACAAAACGCCATCCGCAACCGCGCCAGCGAGCTCGGTGTCGGCTTCATGGAAAAACCGATCACGGAAACCCGCATCCATCAGCTGATCGAATCACTGGGACTGTGA
- a CDS encoding chemotaxis protein CheC codes for MINLSELENDALVEIFNIGVGHAAAAMSEIVNEEVTMSVPSITFLNRADAAALLGSKKDGERICGVSQHYDGAFATEAILMFPEDKSLEIVRLMVGDAMPLQELTEMEQEAMSEIGNIILNSCVGTLANLFDSELHGSLPLYHVGTSAEILSSFGGRDDEAVVLMLHIDFVLSKHQIHGYVAFVLDLSALHDLKQQVSHYLAKVLGQA; via the coding sequence ATGATCAATCTCTCCGAACTCGAAAACGATGCACTGGTAGAGATATTCAACATCGGGGTGGGCCATGCCGCCGCCGCGATGAGCGAGATCGTCAATGAAGAAGTGACCATGTCGGTGCCGTCGATCACGTTCCTGAACCGTGCCGACGCGGCCGCCCTGCTGGGCAGCAAGAAGGATGGCGAACGCATCTGCGGCGTCAGCCAGCATTACGATGGCGCCTTCGCCACCGAAGCCATCCTGATGTTCCCGGAAGACAAGAGCCTGGAAATCGTGCGCCTGATGGTGGGCGACGCCATGCCGCTGCAGGAACTGACGGAGATGGAACAGGAGGCGATGAGCGAAATCGGCAACATCATCCTGAACTCCTGCGTGGGCACCCTGGCCAACCTGTTCGACAGCGAACTGCATGGCTCGCTGCCCCTGTACCACGTGGGCACCAGCGCGGAAATCCTGTCTTCGTTCGGCGGCCGCGATGACGAAGCCGTCGTGCTGATGCTGCATATCGACTTCGTGCTGTCCAAGCACCAGATCCACGGCTATGTCGCCTTCGTGCTCGACCTGTCCGCCTTGCACGACCTGAAACAGCAGGTCAGCCACTATCTGGCCAAGGTCCTGGGACAGGCGTGA
- a CDS encoding sensor domain-containing diguanylate cyclase has protein sequence MPDALHRLALLESILGAVNLGAIVLDEQHRIVLWNHWMARHSACRADAVLGQDFFAVYPDLRHKRIASAITQALRDNFQSLLSQTLHKAPFELYTHGTSEGQERMQQAIAVTPINLPGSPRHCLIQINDVTIAVGREKLLREQTMVLRSQTFSDGLTGIANRRHFDVAIEKEMRRAMRTGSPLSLLMIDIDHFKDYNDHYGHQQGDDCLIRVAAELAAMLQRPTDLLARYGGEEFAAILPDTDAAQALRMAEAIRERAAGLRIPHAKTDNEVKHITVSIGIATQQPQQQLAISALIGAADRALYLAKGAGRNRVMVQPL, from the coding sequence ATGCCGGATGCCTTACACCGACTCGCCCTGCTCGAAAGCATACTCGGCGCCGTGAACCTGGGCGCCATCGTGCTCGACGAGCAGCACCGCATCGTGCTGTGGAACCACTGGATGGCACGCCACTCGGCTTGCCGGGCCGACGCCGTGCTGGGCCAGGACTTCTTCGCCGTCTATCCGGACCTGCGGCACAAGCGCATAGCCTCGGCCATCACCCAGGCCCTGCGCGACAATTTCCAGTCGCTATTGTCGCAAACGCTGCACAAGGCGCCGTTCGAGCTCTACACGCACGGCACCAGCGAAGGCCAGGAACGCATGCAGCAGGCGATCGCCGTCACGCCGATCAATCTGCCCGGTTCGCCGCGCCACTGCCTGATCCAGATCAACGACGTCACCATCGCCGTGGGCCGCGAAAAGCTGCTGCGCGAACAGACCATGGTCTTGCGCTCGCAAACGTTTTCCGACGGTTTGACGGGCATTGCCAACCGCCGCCACTTCGACGTGGCGATCGAGAAGGAAATGCGGCGCGCCATGCGCACGGGCAGCCCACTGTCGCTGCTGATGATCGATATTGACCATTTCAAGGATTACAACGACCATTACGGGCACCAGCAGGGCGACGACTGCCTGATCCGCGTGGCAGCCGAACTGGCCGCCATGCTGCAGCGCCCCACCGACCTGCTGGCACGCTATGGCGGCGAGGAATTTGCCGCCATCTTGCCCGACACGGACGCGGCGCAGGCGCTGCGCATGGCCGAGGCGATCCGCGAACGGGCGGCCGGGCTGCGCATTCCGCATGCCAAGACGGACAATGAGGTCAAGCACATCACGGTCAGCATCGGCATCGCCACGCAGCAGCCGCAGCAGCAACTGGCCATCTCCGCCCTGATCGGCGCCGCCGACCGCGCCCTGTACCTGGCCAAGGGCGCCGGGCGCAACCGTGTGATGGTACAGCCATTGTAG